The following proteins are encoded in a genomic region of Ursus arctos isolate Adak ecotype North America unplaced genomic scaffold, UrsArc2.0 scaffold_32, whole genome shotgun sequence:
- the E2F2 gene encoding transcription factor E2F2, whose translation MLRGPRALAPASGPPSKGLPAMSPTELWPPGLSSPQLCPATTTYYTSLYPQTVPPTAAPGTCLDATPHGPEGQAVRCVPAGRLPAKRKLDLEGIGRPAVPEFRTPKGKCIRVDGLPSPRTPKSPGEKTRYDTSLGLLTKKFIYLLSESKDGVLDLNWAAEVLDVQKRRIYDITNVLEGIQLIRKKAKNNIQWVGRGMFEDPTRPGKQQQLGQELKELMSTEQALDQLIQSCSLTFKHLTEDKANKRLAYVTYQDIRAVGNFKEQTVIAVKAPPQTRLEVPDRSEENLQIYLKSTQGPIEVYLCPEEVRDPDSPAREPLPPTSPLGPSPDSTQPSSSTDPGMTEPTASPAPALTPQQIPQPPPPPPLVPLEATDSMLELPHPLLQQTEDQFLSLPCSSPLISFSPPLDQDDYLWGLDGGEGISDLFDSYDLGDLLIN comes from the exons ATGCTGCGAGGGCCCCGGGCCCTGGCTCCAGCCTCCGGGCCGCCCTCGAAGGGACTGCCCGCGATGAGCCCTACCGAGCTGTGGCCACCCGGCCTCagcagcccccagctctgcccggCCACCACCACCTACTACACCTCGCTGTACCCGCAGACTGTGCCTCCCACTGCGGCGCCCGGCACCTGCCTCGACGCCACCCCCCACGGACCGGAGGGCCAAGCTGTGCGATGCGTGCCGGCTGGCCGGCTGCCG GCCAAAAGGAAGCTGGACCTGGAGGGGATCGGGAGGCCCGCAGTCCCTGAATTCCGGACTCCCAAGGGGAAGTGCATTAGAGTGGatggcctccccagccccagaa CCCCCAAGTCCCCCGGAGAGAAGACTCGGTACGACACGTCGCTGGGGCTGCTCACCAAGAAATTCATTTACCTCTTGAGCGAATCCAAGGATGGGGTCCTGGACCTGAACTGGGCCGCCGAGGTGCTGGACGTGCAGAAACGCCGCATCTATGACATCACCAACGTGCTGGAGGGTATCCAGCTCATCCGTAAGAAGGCCAAGAACAACATCCAGTGGGT AGGCAGGGGAATGTTTGAAGACCCCACCCGGcctgggaagcagcagcagctggggcaggagctgaagGAGCTGATGAGCACGGAGCAGGCCTTGGACCAGCTCATCCAGAGCTGCTCTCTGACCTTCAAGCACCTGACCGAGGACAAGGCCAACAAGAG ACTGGCCTACGTGACTTACCAGGACATCCGTGCCGTTGGCAACTTTAAGGAGCAGACGGTGATCGCGGTCAAGGCCCCTCCCCAGACAAGACTGGAGGTGCCCGACAGGAGTGAG gagAACCTGCAGATATATCTGAAAAGCACACAGGGACCCATCGAAGTCTACCTGTGCCCAGAGGAAGTGAGGGACCCGGACAGCCCTGCCcgggagcccctcccccccacctcccccctgggccccagccctgACTCCACCCAGCCCAGCAGCAGCACTGACCCTGGGATGACAGAACCCACGGCATCCCCAG CGCCAGCGCTGACTCCCCAGCAGATCCCgcagccgcccccgcccccgccgctggTCCCCCTGGAGGCCACCGACAGCATGCTGGAACTGCCACACCCACTTCTACAGCAGACTGAGGACCAGTTCCTGTCCCTGCCGTGCAGCTCTCCCCTGATCAGCTTCTCCCCGCCCCTGGACCAGGACGACTACCTGTGGGGCTTGGACGGGGGTGAGGGCATCAGTGACCTCTTCGACTCCTACGACCTCGGGGACCTGCTGATTAATTGA